The window GGACACTGTGGCAATGGATTTCGATTTTACCATTCCGCCATGTTCATAAGAAAGAAGAGCCCGCTCATTTATTTCCAACCGCCTGCCCCAGGCTTGTTAACTAGATCATTCCCTGACAAGATTAAAGAATCGAGACTATATCCCGGCTTGATCTAAGAGATACGGGCTAGCCACAGTTTGGCTGAAAATCTGGTTTTAATCATATGTCACCATCAGATTGTGCTGCCGGGGGAGCATATGTTTTACGTCTATGATGTTGATGGGTTGCGTAATGAGGGGTCAACGGAGTCCCTGATGAGGAAGAAAAAATTCAGGGCCAGGGTAAGCCTCGTCAGGCTCAGCATGTCCGGTCTGAAAAGTACGGAGACTCTTTGCCAAACGAAATCCCTGGGGTCAGCCATGAGGTTGCCAGTTACCAGAAACTTGCTCAACCCGAAAATGTGTTGGAACCGGTTCTCCGCATCAGTCAGATCATGACCCGTCCGGTTTTCACTATAGATGCAGGCTTTCCTGTCGATAGCGCATGGCAAAAACTCGCGGAATACTCTGTTTGGCAGCTGGTGGTGACCTCGCCGCTCAATGAGGTTCAGGGTGTTCGTTTCTGAAAGGGGATGTCTTGAGAACGCTCGATATCCGTATAACCAGGACAAGTCACGCAGATCAGGGGGTGTAGCATCATATTATACAGCAGGGTGGCCCGTGTCCTTGCCCTGCATCATATAGACTCCATGCCTGTTACCTGTAAAGCAGGATATCTTGTCGGAATTGTGACCAGAGGTGATATTCTCAGAAGTTCTGCCGAAAACCCACGTCTCGATCTCTGGGGTTAATGCTCTAATCCGGTACGTTGCTTATTAATCCGCACCGCTGACTCATCCCTCCTCACGATTTGATTCATGCAGCCGAGCTCTAGGGGTAATCAGATTATTTTATTGCAAATTTTTTATGAGCATCACCAGGGGCTTAAAACAGCTATGCCAGACTCCGGGTTTGTGCCGTAACGTATCGACATAACAAATAGAAACCAGGTTTCTATTTGTTATGTATTTGTATTAATGTGATTTATTATCATTATCACCAAGGAAAAAAACCAGAATAGTTGATTTTATCCTTGAGTTACTGTGAAGTGTTTGATAAATAAAATTGATAGATGACAAAAGTTGTTTAACGGGCTATTGTCATCGACCGATCTTAAATGCCTGGGCAGTGCATAGAGATCGGGTACCGGCAAGATAACAGCAAGGTAGTAAAAAGTAGCTGTATAATAAGATGATTGCCGGAATACAGGGGCCGGGTTTTATAACTCGAACGGTTCAAGTTCTCTTTTCATTTAGTACCATAATGTGCTTTATCGGGCGTGATATTCTTCGAAAATCTGCTGTTATGAGTTTTCAGTAGGACTGAAAATACGGTTAGAGGGATGATCGACAATCACAAATCGATTCTTATTAGAAACCAGGTTTCAAATAAGAATCGATAAGCCCGGTCAGTATGGTAATCATAGACGTTTCGTATTGTTGCAAGATGTACTACTGACACAAGGTTTGGCTTGTCTGAATAGGGTGTTCATCGCTTACATGGGCGAAAAGGGGCCGGTTGATACCGCTGTTCAGATATAAATCAATTAAATGTGCGGCCAAGATAGGGTCGCCAGAAAATTCGGAGGTGAAAACGTTCAGGTAGCAAACGGATGTATCGAATGGAGAAGGTCGACGAAGCTCCTGGTGAATCATTTTTAATCACTATCCTGGTCGGCTAAGAATGGTGGCTACTCAACCATAAAATACAATCAAGGAGAGGCAAATGATGCAACAGGATCAAAAAGTACCAATCCAAGCGTGGATCACGACATTTGCCGGAACATCGATCAATCTATGTCTCGGTATCCTCTACGCATGGAGTATTTGGAAATCTGCATTGGTGAATGTGGATCTGGCAGGCCAGCAGTTCCCGGCCGACAGCATGAACGCGGGGTGGACATATCTTACGAATGCCCAGGCGGCTACCCCCTTCACCATGTGTGTAATCATTTTTGCTATTTTCATGATTCCCGGCGGCAAAATCCAAGATAGGATCAGCCCTAAATTTGGTGCCACACTGGGTGGCCTTTTGCTGGCTGTCGGCTGTATCATCGCCGGACTGATGAAGTCTTATACCGGTCTTCTTATTGGTTTTGGACTCTTCGGCGGAATGGGCATGGGTATCGGTTACGCAGCACCGACCCCGGCTGCCCTGAAATGGTTTGGCCCGAAAAAACGTGGCCTTATCGCAGGACTTGTTGTCGGTGGTTACGGTGGAGCCGCTCTCTATATCGGCTACCTTGGCCAGTACCTCATCGATAAATATGGTGTTACCGGCAGTTTCATAGGTTTGGGAACCTTCTTTGCGGTAGTCGTCATCATCGCCGGTCAGCTTCTGAAAACTCCTGAGGAAGGCTACGTGCCTCCGGGAGTCGACACAACAGCGCTCAAGGATCAGACCGCTGCCCAGAGAAATGCCCTGGCAAACTGGACTACCGGTGAAATGGCCAAAACATGGCAGTGTTATGCACTGATTTTCATGTTCATCCTTACCACTCAATCCGGTCTTCTTATCATCAGTAGTGCCAAAGGTATACTTTCCTCAACTGCCAAGGACATCCCATTCTTTCTGGCGAATGCCTGGCTTCTCGTTTCATTCGGCGGCTTTGTTAATGCATCAGGGCGTGTCGGTACCGGTTACTATTCCGATAAGATCGGCAGGACCAATGCCTATGCTCTGAACTGCTCGATTTCGGCACTCTGCCTTTTCTCGCTGCCGATGGTTATCGCCAGTAAAAATGTGGCGCTGCTCTTTTTGGTAGTCGGTATTGCTTACTGGCAGTATGGCGGCGGTCTGGCGTTGATGCCATCGTTTACCGCAGACTTTTTTGGCCCGAAAAACCTTGGCGCAAACTACGGAATCGTTTTCCTGGGCTGGGGTTGTGGTGTTTTTGTTGCTCGCCTTGGTGGCTGGATTCAGGATGTTACCGGTAGTCTGAACTACGCCTTCTATCTCTCCGGGGCCTTGCTGGTACTTGGTGTGATTCTGGCAGTCTCCGTAAGAAAGCCTGACTACGCGAAATTCAAGGGTGAGGATGTGGAGCGGGTGCAGGTCTAGTACAGACACACTTTGAGCAAAAAGCTGAATTAAAGATTTAGGAAATCGTAGGGGACGGGAGAAAACCGTCCTGGGCATTAACTTTTCAATATTCACTAAAGGAGTGATTGAATGAGCGAGGAAAAACAAATTGTTGAAACTTCTGAGGCGCAAATCGCTGTTCACTGGAAAGAGGAAGAGTATATCAATCCATCAGAGGAATTTATCGCCCAGGCTAATCTGACCGATAAATCTATTTTCGAGCGTTTTTCACTCGATAACTTTCCTGACTATTACACCGAGTTTGCAGACATGCTGACCTGGTACAAAAAATGGGATGAGGTTCTCGACACCAGCGATGCTCCAAGCTTTAAATGGTTTAAAGGCGGCAAACTGAATGCAAGTTACAACTGTATCGATCGCCATCTCGCCAAAAACAAGAACAAGACCGCAATTCACTTCGTCGCAGAGCCGGAAGATGAGCGTGTAAGTCACATCACCTATCAGGAGCTCTACACCCGCGTCAACGAATTCGCAGCACTATTGCGCGATACAGCTAAACTGAAGCGCGGTGATCGTGTAACCATTCATATGCCTATGTCGGCAGAGCTGCCGATCACCATGCTGGCCTGTGCCCGCCTTGGCGTTATTCACTCGGTGGTGTTTGGTGGTTTCTCCGCCAGCGCCTGTGCCGATCGTGTTATCGATTCCAACAGCCGGGTACTTATCACCATGGATGCCTATTACCGCGCTGGTAATCTGCTGGATCATAAAGCGGTGGATGATGAGGCATGCAAGCTGGCTGCAGACGGCGGTCAGAAAGTTGATACTCTGTTGGTATGGCAGCGCTATCCTGGCAAGATGTCGAGCGAAACTCCTATTGTTGAGGGCCGTGACATAATCGTCAATCAGGAGCTGAAAAAGTATTACGGCGCTATCGTCGAGCCGGAAGAAATGCTCTCTGAGGAGCCCCTGTTCCTGATGTACACCTCCGGAACCACCGGCAAGCCCAAAGGCTGTCAGCATGGTACCGGCGGCTACTTGAGTTATGTAACCGCAATGTCCAAGTACATCCAGGATATTCATCCTGAAGATGTTTACTGGTGTATGGCGGATATTGGCTGGATCACTGGACATTCCTTCATCGTTTACGGGCCGCTGGCACTCTGTGCTTCTTCCGTAATTTATGAGGGTGTACCGACCTATCCGGACGCTGGTCGTTCATGGCGTATCGCCCAGGAGCTGGATGTCAATATCTTCCACACTGCTCCGACGGCAATCCGCGCTCTGAGAAAAGTCGGGCCGGATGAGCCAGCCAAGTACAATTATAAGTTCAAGCATATGACCACCGTTGGTGAGCCCATCGAGCCTGAGGTATGGCGCTGGTATTACAACGTTGTCGGTCGTGGTGAGGCAGCAATTGTCGATACCTACTGGCAGACAGAGACCGGTGGTTTCCTCTGCTCAACAGTTCCGGGAATGCAGCCGATGAAGGCTGGTAGCGCCGGTCCTGGTGTTCCGGGTATTCACCCAATCGTCTTTGACGAGTCTGGTGATGTACTTGAGCCTGGCTGCGGTAAGGCTGGTAACATCTGCATCCAGAACCCATGGCCGGGCATGATGCAGACCGTCTGGGGCGATCGTGAGCGCTTTATCGAGAGCTACTTCGGCATGTACAACAAAGACCGCAACTCCAAGGATTGGCGCGACTGGCCATATATGACCGGTGATGCCGCGGTGCTGGCGGGTGACGGTTATGTACGTGTTCTCGGCAGGATCGATGACGTTATCAACGTCTCCGGTCACCGTCTTGGTACCAAGGAGATCGAGTCTGCAGCACTGACCGTGCCTGAGGTTGCCGAGGCTGCGGTTGTACCTGTGGCCCATGAGATCAAAGGCAAGGAGCCGGAGCTGTATGTATCTCTCAAACCAGGTTATGATGCAACTCCGGAACTGCAGCAGAAGGTCGCAGATGCCATCACCTTCCAGATTGGTAAGATTGCCAAATGTAAGAACGTCTGGATCGTACCCGATATGCCGAAGACACGTTCCGGTAAGCTGATGCGACGTGTCCTTGGCGCCATCTCCAATAAAGGCGATGTCGGCAACGTCATGACACTGGCCAACCCGGAGATCGTGGAAGAGATCCGCAAGATGGTTCAGGGCTGATTGAACCGGTAATTGTAACTAAACCTAGGAAGCACGGTTCCTGCTCGGACTGTGCTTCTGTAAAAAAACATTGGACGTTGGATGTTGGACGTGGAAGTAAATGGGTCGGCTTCGGTATGTGGTGCGGTCACGTTAGCCGAGGTGGCTCAATACAAGTCTTACATTCAAAAACAATAGCCAGAGGTGAAATTGCATTGTTCATAGTCGAGGCCTCCAAGGTGAAGCCGCAGTAATTTTGCCGCGATGCCTGGATAATCGATTATAACCTCGAGTAAAAAAGAACAGAGGTGAATCTGAAAAGGTCATAGTCGAGGCGTAGAGAGTGAAGGCGTAGTTGTTCTACGTCGAACTCTCTACAACGAAGAGAATGACCTTTTCAGAACACCAAATTGCAGGCACGGGCATGTGAGCAGACAGCGCCTGTGTGGGTGAGGGAGGCCGGTTTTACTGGCTTCCCTCATTTTTTTTGGCGAAAAGCAACATCACGCAACTAGCTTATCTGAATCCTATTTACGAAATAAGTGGAATGGCTGCATCGTTGATTTGGATGGGAATTTGTGTTTAATCCTTTATCGCAACGGCCAGAGGTGTTGAAAATACAATGCCTTTGCGCGGTGGTTGAATCATGTGTAAATTTCTTTATCGTTTAATCAGATAGTAAGTCAGTGCCTTACCAGAGTTTGCAAAAAGACGATTACGTGCGATAGGCTATTTAGGAGGATTTCCCTGAAATAGCTTTAATCACAATCGATCTGGAGGCTTTGGTGAAAGAACGTCTGCTTATCGTTTTAACCGTATTGGTGATTTTCTCTTCTATTTTCGGTGAAGGAATTGCAAGTGAGGGGAAAGGTGATTCTACTATCGTTTCAGAGATACGGTTTGGTCTGCTGAGTCATGATGTAGGTGTCTTTGCCCAAAGTTTTGAGAATGGAGTAGACATAAATTTTGATATCTTCTTCAAATCGCCAGACAAGTCATTCTTCCGTAAATTCAGTTCTCCCAGACCAATGATGGGGACTTGTATCCACTCAGATGGGCAGACCAGCCAGGTTTATGGGGGCCTTGCCTGGGACTTCAGGACAACGGATAATATTCTGCTTACTTTTGGGCTTGGTGGCGCAGTTCATTCTGGTGAATTGGATAGCGACGATCCGGGTGAACAACGTCTGGGCTCAAGAGTCCTGTTCAGGCTGGCAATGAATGTTGGCTATTATTTCAGCGAAAGATGGAATGCTTCATTTTACTGGAACCATATTTCCAATGCGAGTCTGGCTACCCCGAATTA of the Desulfosediminicola ganghwensis genome contains:
- a CDS encoding CBS domain-containing protein, with the translated sequence MARVLALHHIDSMPVTCKAGYLVGIVTRGDILRSSAENPRLDLWG
- a CDS encoding OFA family MFS transporter, whose protein sequence is MMQQDQKVPIQAWITTFAGTSINLCLGILYAWSIWKSALVNVDLAGQQFPADSMNAGWTYLTNAQAATPFTMCVIIFAIFMIPGGKIQDRISPKFGATLGGLLLAVGCIIAGLMKSYTGLLIGFGLFGGMGMGIGYAAPTPAALKWFGPKKRGLIAGLVVGGYGGAALYIGYLGQYLIDKYGVTGSFIGLGTFFAVVVIIAGQLLKTPEEGYVPPGVDTTALKDQTAAQRNALANWTTGEMAKTWQCYALIFMFILTTQSGLLIISSAKGILSSTAKDIPFFLANAWLLVSFGGFVNASGRVGTGYYSDKIGRTNAYALNCSISALCLFSLPMVIASKNVALLFLVVGIAYWQYGGGLALMPSFTADFFGPKNLGANYGIVFLGWGCGVFVARLGGWIQDVTGSLNYAFYLSGALLVLGVILAVSVRKPDYAKFKGEDVERVQV
- the acs gene encoding acetate--CoA ligase, producing MSEEKQIVETSEAQIAVHWKEEEYINPSEEFIAQANLTDKSIFERFSLDNFPDYYTEFADMLTWYKKWDEVLDTSDAPSFKWFKGGKLNASYNCIDRHLAKNKNKTAIHFVAEPEDERVSHITYQELYTRVNEFAALLRDTAKLKRGDRVTIHMPMSAELPITMLACARLGVIHSVVFGGFSASACADRVIDSNSRVLITMDAYYRAGNLLDHKAVDDEACKLAADGGQKVDTLLVWQRYPGKMSSETPIVEGRDIIVNQELKKYYGAIVEPEEMLSEEPLFLMYTSGTTGKPKGCQHGTGGYLSYVTAMSKYIQDIHPEDVYWCMADIGWITGHSFIVYGPLALCASSVIYEGVPTYPDAGRSWRIAQELDVNIFHTAPTAIRALRKVGPDEPAKYNYKFKHMTTVGEPIEPEVWRWYYNVVGRGEAAIVDTYWQTETGGFLCSTVPGMQPMKAGSAGPGVPGIHPIVFDESGDVLEPGCGKAGNICIQNPWPGMMQTVWGDRERFIESYFGMYNKDRNSKDWRDWPYMTGDAAVLAGDGYVRVLGRIDDVINVSGHRLGTKEIESAALTVPEVAEAAVVPVAHEIKGKEPELYVSLKPGYDATPELQQKVADAITFQIGKIAKCKNVWIVPDMPKTRSGKLMRRVLGAISNKGDVGNVMTLANPEIVEEIRKMVQG
- a CDS encoding acyloxyacyl hydrolase; the protein is MKERLLIVLTVLVIFSSIFGEGIASEGKGDSTIVSEIRFGLLSHDVGVFAQSFENGVDINFDIFFKSPDKSFFRKFSSPRPMMGTCIHSDGQTSQVYGGLAWDFRTTDNILLTFGLGGAVHSGELDSDDPGEQRLGSRVLFRLAMNVGYYFSERWNASFYWNHISNASLATPNYGLDSMGLQIGYVF